One region of Salvia miltiorrhiza cultivar Shanhuang (shh) chromosome 3, IMPLAD_Smil_shh, whole genome shotgun sequence genomic DNA includes:
- the LOC131018720 gene encoding uncharacterized protein LOC131018720: MISPVKNQPAAAPPTSDNSRLNLPVVSSNFSSHSHAPIDSRTLDITNSTRVSDTTTKMPQMDVETSAARANLSPKSRSEGDGEHQIMKDQAVPQKISYANIIKPTSTRKPDVLVHRYAIIQPVVSNEVISIKILESMYQDRIKQFQHALIGRVLLRKGEKPRLVSDLKKELQMLWQPKSDWKLIPMSKGFYTIKFTTAEDKLNAKRKSSWNLASGTLRLRDWVRNFDPYKEISSICQVWMRIYYLPVEYWTKEIISSIGNSVGVPIKVDGVTADGDVGHFARVLVEVDLALPLPDSVHVDCPDQSFYVEIGYEQLPHYCTKCKITGHTLDNCFKRSEGKVIEQLENSKEGDVVDAVTEKRNSKGDEGFQFRKPRSTWQSKPAKEKEVASENRFNVLDTQNPSGPNLLEAITKPVSEKDIQQIEQENTPTELVSEEEDVELIEMEQDSNVSCLMDEHQNNLMDDATGREMESQLETQRVEAAAATEKVQTDLILSETNAQNLLETEIKVQETEIKVHRVVNLVQNKSAEGISKDKETLQTAKKRGRPPGQTRVERKLDHR; this comes from the coding sequence ATGATTTCGCCGGTGAAAAACCAGCCGGCGGCCGCACCGCCAACTTCTGATAACTCAAGACTGAATCTCCCAGTGGTTTCAAGCAATTTTTCATCGCACTCGCATGCGCCTATTGATAGTAGGACGTTGGATATTACTAACTCGACTAGGGTTTCGGATACAACTACAAAGATGCCCCAGATGGATGTTGAAACCTCGGCAGCCCGTGCAAATCTATCGCCGAAGAGTAGATCTGAAGGAGATGGTGAACATCAAATTATGAAGGACCAGGCTGTCCCACAGAAGATATCTTATGCGAACATCATTAAACCTACGTCTACAAGAAAACCTGATGTGCTTGTTCATCGTTATGCCATTATTCAGCCGGTCGTTAGCAACGAAGTGATTTCCATCAAGATTCTAGAGTCAATGTATCAAGATCGCATAAAACAATTCCAACATGCGCTGATTGGGAGAGTGCTCCTCCGCAAAGGAGAAAAACCTAGGTTGGTTTCGGATTTGAAGAAAGAACTACAAATGTTATGGCAGCCAAAGTCGGATTGGAAACTTATACCAATGAGTAAAGGATTCTACACTATTAAATTCACTACAGCTGAAGATAAACTTAATGCTAAACGTAAGAGCTCTTGGAATCTGGCCTCGGGCACGCTCAGGCTACGAGATTGGGTGAGAAACTTTGACCCGTATAAAGAAATTTCTTCGATTTGTCAAGTCTGGATGCGTATCTACTATTTACCCGTTGAATATTGGACTAAAGAGATCATATCAAGTATTGGCAACTCGGTGGGAGTACCTATCAAAGTGGATGGAGTTACAGCTGATGGGGATGTTGGACACTTCGCTAGGGTTCTAGTAGAGGTGGATCTGGCTCTTCCCTTACCTGATTCGGTACATGTTGATTGTCCGGATCAATCATTTTATGTTGAGATTGGATATGAACAATTGCCACACTATTGCACCAAATGCAAAATCACGGGTCATACTTTGGATAATTGTTTTAAACGTAGCGAGGGGAAAGTGATTGAGCAGCTGGAGAATTCTAAGGAGGGGGACGTGGTTGATGCTGTCACAGAAAAAAGAAATTCTAAGGGCGATGAGGGCTTCCAGTTTAGGAAGCCGAGGTCGACCTGGCAATCCAAACCCGCTAAAGAAAAAGAGGTTGCTTCGGAAAACAGGTTTAATGTGTTGGATACTCAGAACCCTTCCGGGCCAAATCTCTTGGAAGCTATCACTAAACCTGTTAGTGAGAAAGATATACAGCAAATAGAGCAGGAAAACACTCCAACTGAGTTGGTTTCAGAAGAGGAAGATGTTGAGCTTATAGAGATGGAGCAGGATTCTAATGTCTCTTGCTTGATGGACGAACATCAGAATAATCTGATGGATGATGCCACAGGAAGGGAGATGGAGTCTCAGCTTGAAACGCAAAGGGTTGAAGCTGCTGCTGCTACTGAGAAAGTACAGACCGATTTAATCTTGAGTGAGACCAATGCGCAGAATTTGTTGGAGACTGAAATTAAAGTGCAGGAGACTGAAATTAAAGTGCACCGAGTTGTGAACTTGGTGCAAAATAAGAGTGCAGAGGGGATCAGCAAGGATAAGGAGACTTTGCAAACTGCGAAAAAGAGAGGCAGACCACCGGGACAAACTAGAGTCGAACGTAAACTGGACCACAGATAA